Genomic window (bacterium):
CCAGGCTCACTATGGCATCCTCCCTAGGTGAAAGAAGTCCCAAGCTTAGGGCCAGGGTAAGTTTAAGATTCCCGCCGAACCCCACCTTGTACTTCATGGCCATGTCCCTTACGAACAACATGTTAAGCTGTTCGTCAATGGCAAAGCCGTGAGTTCCCACCTTGCAGACCTCCTCTAGGACCTTGGTGCAGTCTCCGCAGATGAAGAAAGAGGAAGTCTTTCCAGCCTCATGAATGGCCTTTATGGCAGGCTGGGAATTAGGGGTCACGTACTCCCTGAAGGTCTCTGGTTTTATCTGGGAAGCCACCGGATCCACCACACAGATGATGTCGCATCCCATCTCGGCGTAGAACCTAGCAGAGCAGGCCCCAACCTCTCCGGCAAACTTGATCACCTCGTGGGCAAAATCCTTTTTCTTGTAAACATCCGTAAATATCCTGACACCTGCCAGGTGGGAAGCCAGGGTCAGGGGACCGCACAGCAATCCCATCATCACGCAATCCAGCTCGTCCAACTGCGGCTTGGCGATCCTGGCTGCCTCAAAAATGACCGGCCATCTACCTGATTCCTTGGTGGGGAGCTTCAGCCCGGCCTCTGAGGGTGTCTTGTCCGAGCATGGATGAGTCACCACCGAAGGCACATTGTCCCCCCACCACTTGAGCTCGCAGCCCACTGCATTGGCTTCCACTGAGAGGTCGAAAAGCAACGGGATCCCGTCGGCATGGTAACGCTTGGCCGCATTGACTACCCCTTTGGCCAGCAGCTGAGGATCCTTCAAAAACTTGTCAGCGGGCTCGTTGATCAGAAAGGCACTGTGGACCCCCGAATAGGGGACCCAGGGGGGAATGTCGGTCCTTTTTCCCCTATAAGCATCTATCAACCTCTGTTTGGCCATGTGATACCTCCTTGTTTACACGTAAGGCCTTAATCAACATGAGCCATCCCATCTCTGTGATCCGTAAGAATACACCACCTCCTTTCTTTCAAATGCCTAACCATCCGTGTGCACTTGATTCGCGAGAGTCTAGGCTAGGCCTGTGCTCACTGCGCCTTGATTCCTAGGCGCAGAGACATTCTTTGAGCCGTTCAATGATTTTGGTCTGCTCCACTCTCCATCCCACGAAGGCCAGTCGGGTCTGGCCAGATCCTTGCAGGCTTACCCATTCGGTCTTACCTCCCACATGATTGATGAAGCAAAGCCCATTTTCCAAAAGAGCAAAGCCTTTCACCCGGTAGAGCTCATAGGGAAGCTGGCTCAGAAATTTCCTGAAGCACTCCTCTCGCAGGGGGACATCTCCTTGGAAGGCAAAGCTCACAAAGCCCATGCCGTGAGCATCTTCATGGCTTTCGTGCTCATGGAGCCCCTGCAGCCTAGATTCCAACAGATGATCCTCAGATACGCTCCAGAGAACTTGAGGATCAACTTTGCAATGGTGTGTGGGAACCACTGCTGTGCCAGGATTGTTTTCTTGGATTTCACGCAAGAAAACGGGTATTTTCTC
Coding sequences:
- a CDS encoding uroporphyrinogen decarboxylase family protein, translating into MAKQRLIDAYRGKRTDIPPWVPYSGVHSAFLINEPADKFLKDPQLLAKGVVNAAKRYHADGIPLLFDLSVEANAVGCELKWWGDNVPSVVTHPCSDKTPSEAGLKLPTKESGRWPVIFEAARIAKPQLDELDCVMMGLLCGPLTLASHLAGVRIFTDVYKKKDFAHEVIKFAGEVGACSARFYAEMGCDIICVVDPVASQIKPETFREYVTPNSQPAIKAIHEAGKTSSFFICGDCTKVLEEVCKVGTHGFAIDEQLNMLFVRDMAMKYKVGFGGNLKLTLALSLGLLSPREDAIVSLAAGGNTGFTFAPG